In one window of Thermus aquaticus DNA:
- a CDS encoding macro domain-containing protein, whose translation MARIRIAEGDITEFDGDAIVNAANNYLKLGAGVAGAILRKGGPSIQEECDRIGKIRVGEAAVTGAGNLKVRYVIHAAVLGDEPASLETVRQATRSALEKAVELGLKTVAFPLLGTGVGGLPVEAVARVMLEEIKKAPDTLEVTLYGYRKEDAEAIRRAL comes from the coding sequence ATGGCCCGCATCCGCATCGCCGAAGGCGACATCACCGAGTTTGATGGGGACGCCATCGTCAACGCCGCCAACAACTACCTGAAGCTGGGAGCCGGCGTAGCGGGGGCCATCCTCAGGAAGGGTGGGCCCTCCATCCAGGAGGAGTGCGACCGCATCGGCAAGATCCGCGTGGGCGAGGCGGCGGTCACCGGGGCGGGGAACCTGAAGGTGCGCTACGTGATCCACGCCGCCGTTTTGGGGGACGAGCCCGCCAGCCTGGAAACCGTGCGCCAGGCCACCCGGAGCGCCCTGGAAAAGGCGGTGGAACTGGGCCTCAAGACGGTCGCCTTCCCCCTCCTGGGAACCGGGGTGGGAGGGCTTCCCGTGGAGGCGGTAGCCCGGGTCATGCTGGAGGAGATCAAGAAGGCCCCGGACACCCTGGAGGTCACCCTCTACGGCTACCGCAAGGAGGACGCCGAGGCCATCCGAAGGGCCCTCTAA
- a CDS encoding Ig domain-containing protein, whose product MRKLWPLLLLLAACGTQDPTRVGVEPLRLTATSLPPAYLGENYAYAFSAEGGVRPYSFALEGRLPQGLTFQGGRVSGVPKEKGQFPLILTVEDGAKNSRTARLTLTVSDPPPPRLTLVQPPAQVEGPFLLLGRVEVREALGFQLEVVLKDLSPDLSGFKGASPVYLLDYDPETDLLRLDMAFSKPLKDQEAFRLLLAPSKPLTPRLSPKVVLYDKEGKPLGQPLARSRPFADLLALAQNWGKEGKELKGDLDGDGKVGEGDLRRLAEGYFPKAKPLPQEPKPGEGQAP is encoded by the coding sequence ATGCGAAAGCTCTGGCCCCTCCTTCTCCTCCTCGCCGCCTGCGGCACCCAGGACCCCACGAGGGTGGGGGTGGAGCCGCTGCGCCTCACCGCCACCAGCCTTCCCCCCGCCTACCTGGGGGAAAACTACGCCTACGCCTTCAGCGCCGAGGGGGGGGTGAGGCCCTACAGCTTCGCCCTAGAGGGCAGGCTCCCTCAGGGCCTCACCTTCCAGGGCGGGCGCGTGAGCGGCGTGCCCAAGGAGAAAGGGCAGTTTCCCCTCATCCTCACCGTGGAGGACGGGGCCAAGAACAGCCGCACCGCCCGCCTCACCCTCACCGTCTCCGATCCCCCGCCCCCCAGGCTCACCTTGGTCCAGCCCCCGGCCCAGGTGGAGGGACCCTTCCTCCTCCTGGGCCGGGTGGAGGTGCGGGAGGCCTTGGGCTTCCAGCTGGAGGTGGTCCTCAAGGACCTCAGCCCGGACCTGAGCGGCTTCAAGGGGGCAAGCCCCGTCTATCTCCTGGACTACGACCCCGAAACTGACCTCCTGCGCCTGGACATGGCCTTCTCCAAGCCCCTCAAGGACCAGGAGGCCTTCCGCCTCCTCCTCGCCCCCAGCAAGCCCCTCACCCCCAGGCTCTCCCCCAAGGTGGTCCTCTACGACAAGGAGGGCAAGCCCCTGGGCCAGCCCCTGGCCCGTAGCCGGCCCTTCGCCGACCTCCTGGCCCTGGCCCAGAACTGGGGCAAGGAGGGGAAGGAGCTCAAGGGGGACCTGGACGGGGACGGGAAGGTGGGGGAAGGAGACCTCAGGCGCCTGGCCGAGGGGTACTTCCCCAAGGCAAAGCCTCTGCCCCAGGAGCCCAAGCCGGGGGAAGGGCAGGCCCCTTAG
- the dcd gene encoding dCTP deaminase, whose product MVKPDWWIREMAKKGMIEPFEERLVREGVISYGLSSFGYDLRAAPEWKIFTNVFSTVVDPKNFDPKSFVEYEGEEVIIPPNSFALTRSVEYIRMPENVIAIALGKSTYARCGIVANVTPLEPGWEGHVTLEISNTTPLPAKVYAGEGIVQLLFLEGPRPEVTYRDRQGKYQGQKGITLPRV is encoded by the coding sequence ATGGTGAAGCCGGACTGGTGGATCCGGGAGATGGCGAAAAAGGGCATGATTGAGCCCTTTGAGGAGCGCCTGGTGCGGGAAGGGGTCATTAGTTATGGCCTCTCCAGCTTCGGCTACGACCTCCGGGCCGCCCCCGAGTGGAAGATCTTCACCAACGTCTTCTCCACGGTGGTGGACCCCAAGAACTTTGACCCCAAGAGCTTCGTGGAGTACGAGGGGGAGGAGGTCATCATCCCCCCCAACTCCTTCGCCCTGACCCGGAGCGTGGAGTACATCCGCATGCCGGAAAACGTGATCGCCATCGCCCTGGGCAAGAGCACCTACGCCCGGTGCGGCATCGTGGCCAACGTGACCCCCCTGGAACCGGGTTGGGAGGGGCACGTGACCCTGGAGATCTCCAACACCACCCCCCTGCCCGCCAAGGTCTACGCCGGGGAGGGCATCGTCCAGCTCCTCTTCCTCGAGGGCCCGAGGCCGGAGGTCACCTACCGGGACCGCCAGGGCAAGTACCAGGGCCAGAAGGGCATCACCCTGCCCCGGGTGTAG
- a CDS encoding peptidylprolyl isomerase, with the protein MGVRPFLLLLLALLSACRGESMKPLPYLSETPVRTFSAPRPVLEPGKDYYARLKTAKGDILIDLLEKEAPNTVNSFVFLALHRYFEGVDWHRVIPGFVAQTGDPTGTGRGGPGYAFGLEIAPGLAFDREGVVGMARTQDPNSNGSQFFITLGPAPHLTGQYTIFGQVVEGMDVVKRLAPTEGPLAGGKKDKLLMVEILVKE; encoded by the coding sequence ATGGGGGTGCGGCCCTTTCTCCTCCTTCTCCTTGCGCTTTTGAGCGCCTGCCGAGGTGAGAGCATGAAGCCCCTCCCCTACCTCTCGGAAACCCCCGTTCGCACCTTCTCCGCGCCCAGGCCGGTCCTGGAGCCCGGCAAGGACTACTACGCCCGGCTCAAGACCGCCAAGGGGGACATCCTCATAGACCTTCTGGAAAAAGAGGCCCCCAACACGGTGAACTCCTTCGTCTTCCTGGCCCTCCACCGCTACTTTGAGGGCGTGGACTGGCACCGGGTCATCCCCGGCTTCGTGGCCCAGACGGGGGACCCCACCGGTACCGGGCGGGGCGGCCCCGGCTACGCCTTTGGCCTGGAGATCGCCCCCGGCCTGGCCTTTGACCGGGAGGGCGTGGTGGGCATGGCCCGCACCCAGGACCCCAACTCCAACGGGAGCCAGTTCTTCATCACCCTGGGGCCCGCCCCCCACCTCACTGGGCAGTACACCATCTTCGGCCAGGTGGTGGAGGGCATGGACGTAGTGAAGCGCCTGGCCCCCACCGAGGGCCCCCTGGCGGGCGGGAAGAAGGACAAGCTCCTCATGGTGGAGATCCTGGTCAAGGAATGA
- a CDS encoding ATP phosphoribosyltransferase regulatory subunit, with product MIPEGTRFLLPPEARLKAEVVGRLQDLFYRHGYEPVELPALEAYDPQHPLAERAFKLVDRTGEVLALRSEFTTLLSKLLRPHLGEGVRRFQYAGALWLREADAELGRLREYTQVGLELIGATGPLADAEVLELAFAALEALGVEGVVEVGLPSLVGEALKASGLPEEAKKEAQRAIHRKNLPELKALLDRHPVSPEARKTLLALPDLYGEKEVLEEAEALPLPKRAREALRGLRQTLELLERPVLLDLGMARRYQYYSGIFFRAYTPGFGLPLLGGGRYDGALLPKAAGFALGVERLLEALKPPKGEAPPEVLALDLKALRRFAKEKRVELFHGEDPVAHAKARGIPYLARGEEIWRVE from the coding sequence ATGATCCCCGAGGGCACCCGCTTTCTCCTCCCCCCCGAGGCCCGGCTCAAGGCCGAGGTCGTGGGGCGGCTTCAGGACCTCTTTTACCGCCACGGCTACGAGCCCGTGGAGCTTCCGGCCCTCGAGGCCTACGACCCCCAGCACCCCCTGGCGGAGAGGGCCTTCAAGCTGGTGGACAGGACGGGGGAGGTCCTGGCCTTAAGGAGCGAGTTCACCACCCTTCTTTCCAAGCTCCTCAGGCCTCACCTGGGGGAGGGGGTGCGCCGCTTCCAGTACGCCGGGGCGCTTTGGCTTCGGGAGGCCGACGCCGAGCTGGGGCGCCTTCGGGAGTACACCCAGGTGGGCCTAGAGCTCATCGGGGCCACGGGGCCGCTGGCGGACGCCGAGGTGCTGGAGCTGGCCTTCGCCGCCCTCGAGGCCCTGGGCGTGGAGGGCGTGGTGGAGGTGGGCCTCCCCAGCCTAGTGGGGGAGGCGCTCAAGGCCTCCGGCCTGCCGGAGGAGGCCAAGAAGGAGGCCCAGCGGGCCATCCACCGCAAGAACCTCCCGGAGCTAAAGGCCCTCCTGGACCGCCACCCGGTGAGCCCGGAGGCCAGGAAGACCCTCCTCGCCCTCCCCGACCTCTACGGGGAAAAGGAGGTCCTGGAAGAGGCGGAGGCCCTGCCCCTTCCCAAAAGAGCCCGGGAGGCCCTGAGGGGCCTGCGCCAGACCCTGGAGCTTCTGGAAAGGCCCGTCCTCCTAGACCTGGGCATGGCCCGGCGCTACCAGTACTACTCGGGCATCTTCTTTCGGGCCTACACCCCGGGCTTCGGCCTGCCCCTTCTGGGGGGCGGGCGGTACGACGGGGCCCTCCTGCCCAAGGCGGCGGGCTTCGCCCTGGGGGTGGAGAGGCTCCTGGAAGCCCTCAAGCCCCCCAAAGGGGAGGCTCCGCCGGAGGTTCTGGCCCTGGACCTGAAGGCCCTGCGCCGCTTCGCCAAGGAAAAAAGGGTGGAGCTCTTCCACGGGGAAGACCCGGTGGCCCACGCCAAAGCCCGGGGCATCCCCTACCTGGCGCGGGGGGAAGAGATCTGGAGGGTGGAATGA
- the hisG gene encoding ATP phosphoribosyltransferase, translating into MRRYLLTVALPKGRIFEEAYEALKKAGLDLPQVENERALLHGKEGGVALLLLRNKDVPVYVDLGIAELGVVGKDILLDSDRDVYEPVDLGFGACRLSLVRRPGDTSPIRRIATKYPLFTTRLLKERGWLADVVELSGNIELAALTGLADAVVDVVQTGATLRAAGLVEVEVLAQSTARLIVNRQALKLKRALLKPLIARLRQP; encoded by the coding sequence ATGAGGCGCTACCTCCTCACCGTGGCCCTGCCCAAGGGCAGAATCTTTGAGGAGGCCTACGAGGCCCTGAAGAAGGCGGGCCTGGACCTGCCCCAGGTGGAGAACGAGCGGGCCCTCCTCCACGGGAAGGAGGGGGGCGTGGCCCTTCTCCTTTTGCGCAATAAGGACGTGCCCGTCTACGTGGACCTGGGCATCGCCGAGCTGGGGGTGGTGGGGAAGGACATCCTCCTGGACTCGGACCGGGATGTCTACGAGCCCGTGGACCTGGGCTTCGGGGCCTGCCGCCTCTCCCTCGTCCGCCGCCCCGGGGACACCTCCCCCATCCGCCGCATCGCCACCAAGTACCCCCTCTTCACCACCCGGCTCCTGAAGGAAAGGGGCTGGCTGGCCGACGTGGTGGAGCTTTCCGGCAACATTGAGCTGGCGGCCCTTACCGGCCTGGCGGACGCCGTGGTGGACGTGGTGCAGACGGGGGCTACCTTAAGGGCGGCGGGCCTAGTGGAGGTGGAGGTGCTGGCCCAGTCCACCGCCAGGCTCATCGTCAACCGCCAGGCCCTCAAGCTAAAAAGGGCGCTTCTCAAGCCCCTCATCGCCCGGCTGAGGCAGCCATGA
- the trmH gene encoding tRNA (guanosine(18)-2'-O)-methyltransferase TrmH, with amino-acid sequence MKERTLERRRRLEEVLRRRQPDLTVLMENVHKPHNLSAILRTCDAVGILQAHAVNPTGGVPTFNETSGGSHKWVYLEVHPTTEAAFRHLREGGFSVYATALKEGARDYREVDYTRPTAIVLGAEKWGVSEEALALADGLIHIPMLGMVQSLNVSVAAAVILFEAQRQRLQAGLYDRPRLDPELYQKILEDWLRK; translated from the coding sequence ATGAAGGAGCGCACCCTGGAAAGACGAAGGCGACTAGAGGAGGTCCTCAGGCGCAGGCAGCCGGACCTCACGGTGCTTATGGAAAACGTCCACAAGCCCCACAACCTCTCCGCCATCCTGCGCACCTGCGACGCCGTGGGTATCCTGCAGGCCCACGCGGTGAACCCCACGGGGGGCGTGCCCACCTTCAACGAGACCAGCGGGGGAAGCCACAAGTGGGTCTACCTGGAGGTCCACCCCACCACGGAGGCGGCCTTCCGGCACCTCCGGGAGGGGGGCTTCAGCGTCTACGCCACCGCCTTAAAGGAGGGGGCCCGGGACTACCGGGAGGTGGACTACACCAGGCCCACCGCCATCGTCCTGGGAGCGGAGAAGTGGGGGGTTTCCGAGGAGGCCTTGGCCCTGGCCGACGGCCTCATCCACATCCCCATGCTGGGCATGGTGCAGAGCCTGAACGTTTCCGTGGCCGCCGCCGTCATCCTCTTTGAGGCCCAAAGGCAGAGGCTACAGGCAGGGCTTTACGACCGGCCCCGCCTGGACCCGGAGCTTTACCAAAAGATCCTGGAAGACTGGCTCAGGAAGTGA
- a CDS encoding branched-chain amino acid transaminase: MTKPEPKGGDVQIRAGLIWFNGKLVPQEEAKTSVLSHALHYGTSVFEGIRAYETPKGPAIFRLKEHVKRLYNSAKVLRMEIPYTPEEMEEAIKEVVRRNGYKSCYIRPLAWMGAKALGVNPLPNNPAEVMVAAWEWGAYLGEEAVRKGARLITSSWARFPANVMPGKAKVGGNYVNSALAKMEALAAGADEALLLDEEGYVAEGSGENLFFVRDGVIYALEHSVNLEGITRDSVIRIARDLGYQVQVVRATRDQLYMADEVFMTGTAAEVTPVSMIDWRPIGEGTAGPVALRLREVYLEAATGRRPEYEHWLTYVNGQ; the protein is encoded by the coding sequence ATGACCAAGCCTGAGCCCAAAGGCGGCGATGTCCAGATCCGGGCGGGCCTCATCTGGTTCAACGGCAAACTGGTTCCCCAGGAGGAGGCCAAGACCAGCGTCCTATCCCACGCCCTCCACTACGGCACCAGCGTCTTTGAGGGCATCCGGGCCTACGAGACCCCCAAGGGCCCCGCCATCTTCCGCCTCAAGGAACACGTCAAGCGCCTTTACAACTCGGCCAAGGTCCTGCGCATGGAGATCCCCTACACCCCCGAGGAGATGGAGGAGGCCATCAAGGAGGTGGTGCGGCGAAACGGCTACAAGAGCTGCTACATCCGCCCCCTGGCCTGGATGGGGGCCAAGGCCCTAGGGGTGAACCCCCTCCCCAACAACCCCGCCGAGGTCATGGTGGCCGCCTGGGAGTGGGGGGCGTATCTGGGGGAGGAGGCGGTGCGCAAGGGGGCCAGGCTCATCACCAGCTCCTGGGCCCGCTTCCCCGCCAACGTCATGCCCGGCAAGGCCAAGGTGGGGGGGAACTACGTGAACTCCGCTCTGGCCAAGATGGAGGCCCTGGCCGCCGGGGCCGACGAGGCCCTCCTCCTGGACGAGGAGGGGTACGTGGCCGAGGGGAGCGGGGAGAACCTCTTCTTCGTCCGGGACGGGGTGATCTACGCCCTGGAGCACTCGGTGAACCTCGAGGGCATCACCCGGGACTCCGTCATCAGGATCGCCAGGGACCTGGGCTACCAGGTCCAGGTGGTCCGGGCCACCCGGGACCAGCTCTACATGGCCGACGAGGTCTTCATGACCGGCACCGCCGCCGAGGTGACCCCGGTCTCCATGATTGACTGGCGGCCCATCGGGGAGGGGACCGCTGGGCCCGTGGCCCTGAGGCTTCGGGAGGTCTACCTGGAGGCGGCCACCGGCCGTCGGCCCGAGTACGAACACTGGCTCACCTACGTGAATGGGCAATAG
- a CDS encoding hydrogen peroxide-inducible genes activator: protein MRLTLDQLRSLVALAEEGSFTLAAERVYLSQPALSIQIRKLEEALGAKLFDRKKGTLTEAGRVAVAQARRVLEEVERLTLLVRGEEAPFQGPFRLGVIPTLTPYLLPRLLPKLQERYPGLELEIREDLTPNLVQALQEGGLDAGLVGTEENHPGLRATPLFREAFWAYVSPNHWLYSRESIHPLEIPQEDTWVLSEGHCLRDQVLSVCRPSLTKRRVEFQSGSLETLLLLVEGVGGLTLLPEVALWTLPEAKRAHLRPLTPPGAGRTVYLLLREGSLKTRVAQGVAEEAVRTFQALRLEAQA from the coding sequence ATGCGTCTGACCCTAGACCAGCTTCGCTCGCTGGTGGCCTTGGCGGAGGAAGGGAGCTTCACCTTAGCGGCGGAACGGGTCTACCTGAGCCAGCCCGCCTTGAGCATCCAGATCCGCAAGCTGGAGGAGGCCTTAGGGGCTAAGCTTTTTGACCGAAAAAAGGGGACCCTGACCGAGGCGGGCCGCGTGGCCGTGGCCCAAGCCCGTAGGGTTTTGGAGGAGGTGGAAAGGCTTACCCTTCTGGTCCGGGGTGAGGAAGCCCCCTTTCAGGGGCCTTTCCGCCTGGGGGTGATCCCCACCCTCACCCCTTATCTCCTCCCCCGGCTCCTCCCCAAGCTCCAGGAGCGCTATCCCGGGTTGGAACTGGAGATTAGGGAAGACCTCACCCCAAACCTCGTCCAGGCCCTCCAGGAAGGGGGTCTGGATGCCGGACTCGTGGGCACCGAAGAAAACCACCCAGGCCTGAGGGCCACACCCCTTTTTCGGGAGGCTTTTTGGGCCTATGTTTCCCCAAATCATTGGCTTTATTCCAGAGAAAGCATCCATCCCTTGGAGATTCCCCAGGAGGACACATGGGTTCTCTCCGAGGGCCATTGTTTGCGGGACCAGGTCCTTTCCGTATGCCGCCCCAGCTTGACCAAGCGGCGGGTGGAGTTTCAGAGCGGCAGCCTGGAAACCTTGCTTCTCCTGGTGGAGGGTGTAGGGGGGCTCACCCTTTTGCCCGAGGTGGCCCTTTGGACCCTGCCTGAGGCCAAGCGGGCCCATTTGCGCCCCCTGACCCCCCCGGGAGCGGGGCGCACCGTCTACCTGCTCCTGCGCGAGGGGAGCCTTAAAACCCGTGTGGCCCAAGGGGTGGCCGAGGAGGCGGTAAGGACCTTTCAGGCCTTACGCCTCGAGGCCCAGGCGTAG
- a CDS encoding manganese catalase family protein → MFLRIDRLQIELPMPKEQDPNAAAAVQALLGGRFGEMSTLMNYMYQSFNFRGKKALKPYYDLIANIATEELGHIELVAATINSLLAKNPGKDLEEGVDPVTAPLGFAKDARNVAHFIAGGGNSLVMGAMGEHWHGEYVFTSGNLILDLLHNFFLEVAARTHKLRVYEMTDNPVAREMIGYLLVRGGVHAAAYGKALETLTGVEMNKMLPIPRIENSKIPEAKKFMDLGFHRNLYRFSQEDYKDLGLIWAGPSPEDGSEVVVVDGPPAGGPVFDAGHDAAEFAPEFHPGELYEIAKKLYEKAK, encoded by the coding sequence ATGTTCCTGAGGATTGATCGGCTACAGATAGAGCTTCCCATGCCCAAGGAACAGGACCCCAACGCCGCAGCGGCGGTGCAGGCCCTTCTAGGGGGGCGGTTTGGAGAGATGTCCACCCTGATGAACTACATGTACCAGTCCTTCAACTTCCGGGGGAAGAAGGCCCTCAAGCCTTACTACGACCTCATCGCCAACATCGCCACGGAGGAGCTGGGACACATCGAGCTGGTGGCGGCCACCATCAACTCCCTTCTGGCCAAGAATCCGGGGAAGGACCTGGAAGAAGGAGTGGATCCCGTGACCGCTCCCTTAGGCTTTGCCAAGGACGCCCGCAACGTCGCCCACTTTATCGCCGGTGGGGGCAACAGCCTGGTAATGGGGGCTATGGGGGAGCACTGGCACGGGGAGTACGTCTTCACCAGCGGTAATCTGATTCTAGACCTACTCCACAACTTCTTCCTGGAGGTGGCGGCCCGCACCCACAAGCTCCGGGTCTACGAGATGACCGACAACCCTGTGGCCCGGGAGATGATCGGGTACCTCCTGGTGCGGGGTGGGGTCCACGCTGCCGCCTACGGCAAGGCCTTGGAAACCCTTACCGGGGTGGAGATGAACAAGATGCTTCCCATCCCCCGTATTGAGAACAGCAAGATTCCCGAGGCCAAAAAGTTCATGGACCTGGGCTTCCACCGGAACCTGTACCGTTTCAGCCAGGAAGACTACAAGGACTTAGGCCTCATCTGGGCCGGCCCTTCGCCGGAAGACGGCAGCGAAGTGGTGGTGGTGGACGGGCCTCCCGCAGGCGGCCCCGTCTTTGACGCCGGCCACGATGCCGCCGAGTTCGCTCCCGAGTTCCACCCCGGGGAGCTCTACGAGATCGCCAAGAAGCTCTACGAAAAAGCCAAGTAA
- the dprA gene encoding DNA-processing protein DprA, which produces MDPLALAFLPGIGPKRLLELLGAEDPKKALAERFPQLLERLSEAEARAEAERRRAEELSLRILGLWEEGFPESLKRLPQPPTHLYLKGTLPEEGQAVAVVGTRRAAPWALSFARKLARALAEAGAVVVSGLARGIDREAHLGALEAGGRTLGVLGSALDQIYPPEHRPMAERMDLLSEFPLGTGPKPEHFPRRNRLIAGLARAVIVVEAPLESGALITARYALELGKEVLAVPGRPTDQGSLGANRLIQDGAYPVLAPEDALAYLGFSGRRKEVPELSPEESRLYELLRQGEALPEHLAEALGMSPEGVISLLTLLELKGLVQALPGGRYGAT; this is translated from the coding sequence GTGGACCCTCTGGCCCTGGCCTTCCTTCCTGGGATCGGTCCCAAGAGGCTTCTAGAGCTTCTGGGGGCGGAAGACCCCAAAAAAGCCCTGGCGGAGCGCTTTCCCCAGCTCCTGGAGAGGCTTTCTGAGGCCGAGGCCCGGGCGGAGGCCGAGAGGCGCCGGGCGGAGGAGCTTAGCCTCAGGATCCTGGGCCTTTGGGAGGAGGGGTTTCCCGAAAGCCTGAAGCGCCTGCCTCAGCCCCCCACCCACCTCTACCTCAAAGGGACCCTGCCGGAGGAAGGCCAGGCGGTGGCCGTCGTGGGCACCAGGAGGGCGGCTCCCTGGGCCCTCTCCTTCGCCCGCAAGCTGGCCCGGGCCTTGGCGGAGGCGGGGGCGGTGGTGGTCTCGGGCCTGGCCCGGGGCATTGACCGGGAGGCCCACCTGGGGGCCCTCGAGGCGGGTGGCCGCACCCTGGGGGTGCTGGGAAGCGCCCTGGACCAGATCTACCCGCCGGAGCACCGCCCTATGGCGGAAAGGATGGACCTCCTCTCCGAGTTCCCGTTGGGCACCGGCCCCAAGCCCGAGCACTTCCCCCGCAGAAACCGCCTCATCGCCGGGCTCGCCCGGGCGGTCATCGTGGTGGAGGCTCCCCTCGAGTCCGGGGCCCTCATCACCGCCCGCTACGCCCTGGAGCTAGGCAAGGAGGTCCTGGCGGTGCCGGGAAGGCCCACGGACCAGGGCTCCCTGGGGGCCAACCGCCTCATCCAGGACGGGGCCTACCCCGTCCTCGCCCCGGAGGACGCCCTCGCCTACCTGGGCTTTTCTGGCAGGCGCAAGGAGGTCCCCGAGCTTTCCCCGGAGGAGTCCCGGCTTTACGAGCTCCTCCGCCAGGGGGAGGCTTTGCCCGAGCACCTGGCAGAGGCCCTGGGGATGAGCCCGGAAGGGGTCATCTCCCTCCTCACCCTCCTGGAGCTCAAGGGCTTGGTCCAGGCCCTCCCCGGGGGGCGGTACGGGGCCACCTGA
- the era gene encoding GTPase Era, which translates to MEEKTYSGFVAIVGKPNVGKSTLLNNLLGVKVAPISPRPQTTRKRLRGILTEGRRQIVFVDTPGLHKPMDALGEFMDQEVYEALADVNAVVWVVDLRHPPTPEDELVAKALKPLVGKVPILLVGNKLDEAKYPEEALKAYHALLPEAEPRMLSALDEKQVAGLKAELLALMPEGPFYYPEDHAKSDQTFGEWVAEIVREEAMKRLWHEVPYAIATKVEEVAERENGVLYIKVVVYVERPSQKGIVIGEGGKKLKEIGQAARKQLEVFLNRKVYLDLEVKVYPDWRKDPEALRELGYRASVG; encoded by the coding sequence ATGGAAGAGAAAACCTATTCCGGATTCGTGGCCATCGTGGGCAAGCCCAACGTGGGCAAGTCCACCCTCCTCAACAACCTGCTGGGCGTCAAGGTGGCCCCCATAAGCCCCCGCCCCCAGACCACCAGGAAGCGCCTTAGGGGCATCCTCACCGAGGGAAGGCGGCAGATCGTCTTCGTGGACACCCCGGGCCTCCATAAGCCCATGGACGCCCTGGGCGAGTTCATGGACCAGGAGGTCTACGAGGCCCTTGCCGACGTGAACGCCGTGGTATGGGTGGTGGACCTCCGCCACCCCCCCACCCCGGAGGACGAGCTGGTGGCCAAGGCCCTGAAGCCCCTGGTGGGCAAGGTGCCCATCCTCCTGGTGGGCAACAAGTTGGACGAGGCCAAGTACCCCGAGGAGGCCCTGAAGGCCTACCACGCCCTCCTGCCCGAGGCCGAGCCCCGCATGCTCTCCGCTTTGGACGAGAAGCAGGTGGCCGGGCTCAAGGCCGAGCTCCTCGCCCTCATGCCCGAGGGCCCCTTCTACTACCCCGAGGACCACGCCAAGAGCGACCAGACCTTCGGGGAGTGGGTGGCGGAGATCGTGCGGGAAGAGGCCATGAAGCGCCTGTGGCACGAGGTGCCCTACGCCATCGCCACCAAGGTGGAGGAGGTGGCCGAGAGGGAAAACGGCGTCCTCTACATCAAGGTGGTCGTCTACGTGGAGCGCCCCTCCCAGAAGGGCATCGTCATCGGCGAGGGCGGGAAAAAGCTGAAGGAGATCGGCCAGGCGGCCAGGAAGCAGCTGGAGGTCTTCCTGAACCGCAAGGTTTACCTGGACCTCGAGGTCAAGGTCTACCCCGACTGGCGCAAGGACCCCGAGGCCCTAAGGGAGCTGGGCTACCGGGCCTCGGTGGGGTGA
- a CDS encoding acyltransferase: MPWLLPKTIAPLHQKALDRYIGGLVERLSDPGVDRNALVREELSRLLYGRPYEELLEVSPLLAMALDPEGITFEAEYYAATDPEKFKKVKPLLWFWKVLDLTPIGQSVHSGVAIRRALAPFIFKRVGRNPKFFQNVEFSVGYNLELGDDVVVHRYVLLDDIGGIKIGDGTSLSDYVNVYSHTHHVLASPDVTLKETVIGSGVRITYHATVLAGVRIGDDAMVGTGAIVTRDIPPHAIALGIPAKPVRYKVRHDCPYCRKGEPHPSDLIPKAPDRKGNPDYPDFLPPGFGTREA; this comes from the coding sequence ATGCCCTGGCTTCTTCCCAAGACCATCGCCCCCCTGCACCAGAAGGCCCTGGATCGGTACATCGGCGGCCTGGTGGAGCGGCTTTCCGACCCGGGGGTGGACCGGAACGCCCTGGTCCGGGAGGAGCTTTCCAGGCTCCTCTACGGCAGGCCCTACGAGGAGCTTCTGGAGGTGAGCCCCCTTTTGGCCATGGCCCTGGACCCCGAGGGCATCACCTTTGAGGCCGAGTACTACGCCGCCACGGACCCGGAAAAGTTCAAGAAGGTGAAGCCCCTCCTCTGGTTCTGGAAGGTCCTGGACCTCACCCCCATCGGCCAGTCCGTGCACTCGGGGGTGGCCATAAGGAGGGCCCTGGCCCCCTTCATCTTCAAGCGGGTGGGGCGAAACCCCAAGTTCTTCCAGAACGTGGAGTTTTCCGTGGGCTACAACCTGGAGCTGGGGGACGACGTGGTGGTCCACCGCTACGTGCTTCTGGACGACATCGGGGGCATCAAGATCGGGGACGGCACCTCCCTTTCCGACTACGTCAACGTCTACAGCCACACCCACCACGTCCTGGCCTCCCCCGACGTGACCCTGAAGGAGACGGTCATCGGCAGCGGGGTGCGCATCACCTACCACGCCACCGTTCTGGCCGGGGTGCGCATTGGGGACGACGCCATGGTGGGCACCGGGGCCATCGTCACCCGGGACATCCCCCCCCACGCCATCGCCCTGGGCATCCCCGCCAAGCCCGTGCGCTACAAGGTGCGCCACGACTGCCCCTACTGCCGCAAGGGGGAGCCCCACCCCTCGGACCTGATCCCCAAGGCGCCCGACCGCAAGGGCAACCCCGACTACCCCGACTTCCTCCCCCCCGGCTTCGGCACCCGGGAGGCCTAG